One genomic window of Fusarium fujikuroi IMI 58289 draft genome, chromosome FFUJ_chr01 includes the following:
- a CDS encoding related to cutinase transcription factor 1 beta, producing MTESQNRQSSARSPSAAPGRTRVARVACKACHARRVKCDAADGQPCWHCRTRDVICELIDSKRGKLVENYDMRKNWRLMGLYSRRSNAQRVSRRKQAQSPVDQHDTLSDSIAVITPQSNENSQYQDQSQPVPPTIARDNEPGSQQQSLSGNDKSYFLGDSSSLSYIVEMICSPRGGVSEPVKVHYPIPASIADRAIIPTRPQVEPLSVRDALTMPPKEISDRLVYTFFEIIHPPYPVIDRRAFSELYRQDKASPMLLHAMFLVTFILCDESLIQAAGFSDRTAARKHHYLRAKTLYDVDHETDRNVLTAAIFLLGFWWNGPDDQKDSWFWLGCATSCAQSLGMYRSTVASRLSPEKRALRKRIWWSIYTRDRHTAACLGKPCRIRDEDCDIEPLTEEDFYFDDDHNDPLIARQEEYHTALAIEMTKAAEIREFISTDGLSSQVTNLCLVGDIVIAEYSPRRPDLEQYRPDRLKQRLEQWEAQLPKCMQRAQLDETLGPAFWATQLHMAYQPKAIEDLTPSEAEGDIWARRAADSITRMTEDLLAVGAMSKSQMHMQVDLASNSTPSLTCSHVPAVFGALSIHTLVICRKDPIRRQLAGNKSRQCILALSELAKHWPVGLWIMRFFGNLMRRLTGQGSAVSAGSIVDVTSRIANCNRNEDSTLNTSAEVSRAMSQTLAENGGSFTDATNAQVAGAVMETNDLFQQPADQFGFDNFWAENTIDVDLLLQHGLCPLLPGNFGTFPPLADSQGY from the exons ATGACGGAATCGCAAAATCGTCAAAGCAGCGCAAGATCGCCAAGCGCTGCACCTGGCCGGACACGCGTAGCTCGTGTGGCTTGCAAGGCGTGTCACGCAAGACGGGTAAAGTGTGACGCCGCTGATGGGCAGCCGTGTTGGCATTGTCGCACGCGCGATGTTATTTGTGAGTTGATAGACTCCAAACGTGGAAAGTTGGTAGAAAATTATGATATGAGGAAGAATTGGAGACTCATGGGCTT ATATTCTAGACGAAGTAATGCGCAACGCGTGTCAAGAAGAAAGCAGGCGCAGAGTCCGGTTGATCAACACGATACATTGAGCGACAGTATCGCAGTAATTACGCCTCAGAGTAACGAAAATTCGCAATACCAAGATCAAAGCCAGCCTGTCCCTCCGACTATCGCAAGGGATAATGAGCCGGGTTCTCAGCAACAGAGCTTGTCCGGGAATGACAAGTCATACTTCCTGGGCGACTCAAGCAGCTTATCGTACATCGTCGAGATGATATGTAGTCCAAGAGGTGGTGTTAGCGAGCCCGTCAAAGTCCACTACCCCATACCAGCATCGATAGCAGACCGCGCAATTATTCCAACACGACCCCAAGTGGAACCACTTAGTGTACGGGATGCACTGACGATGCCGCCAAAAGAGATATCCGACCGTCTCGTGTATACCTTTTTCGAGATCATTCATCCGCCTTATCCGGTGATAGACAGGCGTGCCTTTTCGGAGTTGTACAGACAGGACAAAGCGTCGCCTATGCTTTTACATGCGATGTTCCTTGTCACGTTCATTCTCTGCGATGAGAGTCTTATACAGGCTGCTGGGTTCAGTGATCGGACCGCTGCTCGCAAACATCATTATCTTCGAGCGAAAACACTGTATGATGTTGATCATGAGACTGACCGGAATGTCCTCACAGCAGCAATCTTTCTTTTGGGGTTTTGGTGGAATGGACCGGATGACCAGAAAGACTCGTGGTTCTGGCTTGGATGTGCGACGTCTTGTGCGCAGTCTTTAGGGATGTATCGCTC GACGGTTGCTTCGAGGCTGAGTCCTGAGAAAAGAGCGTTGCGGAAACGAATCTGGTGGTCCATCTAT ACTCGCGACCGACATACCGCAGCATGCCTCGGCAAGCCATGCAGAATCAGGGACGAAGACTGCGACATCGAACCTCTGACTGAAGAAGACTTTTACTTTGACGACGATCACAACGATCCTCTAATAGCCCGACAAGAAGAGTACCATACGGCTCTCGCGATAGAGATGACGAAGGCTGCCGAGATCCGTGAGTTCATTTCTACCGATGGCCTTTCCTCTCAGGTTACTAACCTTTGCCTAGTCGGAGATATCGTAATCGCAGAATACAGTCCTCGACGACCTGACTTGGAACAATACAGACCAGACCGTCTGAAACAAAGACTTGAACAATGGGAAGCACAGCTGCCAAAGTGCATGCAGAGGGCCCAGCTTGATGAGACACTGGGCCCAGCGTTCTGGGCGACCCAGTTGCACATGGCTTACCA ACCCAAGGCAATTGAGGACCTCACACCGTCTGAAGCCGAAGGAGACATTTGGGCGCGAAGGGCCGCTGATTCCATCACTCGTATGACCGAGGATCTCCTTGCGGTCGGAGCAATGAGTAAGAGTCAAATGCACATGCAAGTCGACCTCGCCTCCAATTCCACTCCGAGTCTAACCTGTTCTCA TGTCCCCGCTGTCTTCGGCGCCCTCTCCATCCACACTCTCGTCATCTGCCGCAAGGACCCCATCCGACGACAACTCGCCGGCAACAAATCACGGCAATGCATCCTCGCACTAAGTGAACTCGCAAAGCACTGGCCCGTAGGGCTATGGATCATGAGATTCTTCGGCAACCTCATGCGAAGACTCACAGGTCAAGGGTCTGCAGTCTCAGCAGGCTCAATAGTTGACGTGACGTCGCGCATTGCAAACTGTAACCGTAATGAAGACTCTACTCTGAATACCTCCGCGGAAGTCAGTAGGGCAATGTCTCAGACGTTGGCGGAGAATGGTGGTTCGTTCACTGACGCCACAAACGCCCAAGTTGCTGGCGCTGTGATGGAAACAAATGATCTGTTCCAACAGCCGGCAGATCAGTTCGGTTTCGATAATTTTTGGGCGGAGAATACCATTGATGTTGATCTACTACTTCAACATGGTTTATGTCCATTGCTGCCCGGCAACTTTGGTACTTTCCCGCCGTTGGCAGATTCACAAGGCTATTAG
- a CDS encoding related to multidrug resistant protein, with protein MSEKEVPHDGQLFSDQRASSSSDLEKNSPEAGNNTDDQNANLSDQTTEAGNLTTDCESFEVSWDGDKDPLCPRSMSTLRKWMIVSIACMGSLCVTCASSIYTATYTQMNAEFHCSQIVATLGLSTFVLGIALGPVLTSPLSEYYGRRPIYLVSWAMFIIWTIPSAVAQNIETMIIARFFTGFAGSSFLSVAGGTAGDVFERHEIQKPMSLVSLAPFIGPAIGPLIGGFINYNTHWRWTYYVMLIWAAFVMVAIVVFAPETFHPILLRDKARMLRKETGNEAYRAPMEHSKKPILETLKLSVLRPFQLLFLEPMCLCLDLYSAILLGILYLFFGAFPLIFRTNQGMSLWQTGMTFLGILVGFVIATATTPFWARLRLRWLAEQEKETGKAISEPEYRLPPCILGAVLIPIGLFWFAWTTYPSIHWIVPIIGSGVFGCGMMLVFTGIFTFLVDAYPQYAASAMAANSFARCSFAAAFPLFGIQMYETLGYQWASSLLAFLTVAMAPFPYLFFRYGKKLRAKSKFASKI; from the exons ATGAGTGAGAAAGAGGTTCCTCACGATGGGCAGCTGTTCTCGGATCAGCGAGCCAGTTCCAGCAgtgaccttgagaagaattCACCAGAAGCTGGAAATAACACGGATGATCAGAATGCCAATCTTAGTGATCAGACTACGGAGGCTGGCAACTTGACCACCGACTGCGAATCCTTCGAAGTTTCGTGGGACGGCGACAAAGACCCTTTATGTCCACGGAGTATGTCGACGTTGCGAAAATGGATGATTGTCTCAATTGCTTGCATGGGAAGTCTCTGCGT AACATGCGCAAGTTCAATCTACACAGCTACCTACACCCAAATGAACGCCGAATTCCACTGCTCCCAGATCGTCGCCACCCTTGGCCTCTCAACATTCGTCCTAGGTATCGCGCTCGGCCCTGTGCTCACCAGCCCGTTGAGCGAGTACTATGGCCGTCGACCAATCTACCTCGTCTCATGGGCCATGTTCATAATTTGGACGATTCCCTCCGCTGTAGCGCAAAACATCGAGACTATGATCATCGCGCGATTCTTTACCGGTTTCGCGGGTAGTTCGTTCCTCAGCGTTGCAGGTGGAACAGCAGGTGATGTTTTCGAACGGCATGAGATCCAGAAGCCTATGAGTTTGGTGTCGTTGGCGCCCTTCATCGGACCGGCTATTGGGCCGTTGATTGGTggttttattaactataatacgCATTGGAGGTGGACGTACTATGTTATGCTGATTTGGGCTGCGTTTGTCATGGTGGCTATTGTGGTGTTTGCGCCGGAGACGTTTCATCCAATTTTGCTGAGAGACAAggcgaggatgttgagaaagGAAACTGGGAATGAGGCCTATAGAGCGCCGATGGAGCATTCAAAGAAGCCAATCCTCGAAACGCTCAAGCTGTCAGTCCTTCGACCttttcagcttctcttcctcgagcCCATGTGTCTCTGCCTGGATCTCTACTCCGCCATCCTTCTCGGTATTCTGTACTTATTCTTCGGCGCTTTCCCTCTCATCTTCCGAACGAACCAGGGTATGAGTCTCTGGCAGACTGGAATGACGTTCTTGGGAATTCTAGTCGGATTCGTTATTGCAACGGCCACGACTCCCTTCTGGGCCAGACTCCGACTTCGATGGTTGGCGGAGCAGGAGAAAGAGACTGGAAAGGCCATCAGCGAGCCTGAGTACAGACTACCTCCATGTATTCTTGGAGCCGTTCTTATCCCTATTGGCTTGTTTTGGTTTGCTTGGACGACGTACCCTAGCATCCATTGGATTGTGCCTATCATTGGTTCTGGGGTTTTTGGATGCGG CATGATGCTGGTCTTCACTGGTATCTTCACCTTCTTGGTCGACGCTTACCCCCAATACGCCGCTTCTGCCATGGCAGCCAACAGCTTTGCCCGATGCTCTTTCGCAG CGGCATTCCCACTGTTTGGAATTCAGATGTACGAGACGCTTGGTTATCAGTGGGCTTCCAGTCTTCTTGCTTTCTTGACGGTTGCCATGGCGCCGTTCCCTTATCTATTCTTCAGATACGGCAAGAAGCTGCGAGCCAAGAGCAAATTTGCCTCAAAGATCTAA
- a CDS encoding CON-10 conidation-specific protein CON-10, with protein MTGTDNPNPGNFANRPKEEVQEIASKGGKSSHSGGFASMDADKQREIASEGGKASSGSFEAGSEKAKEAGRKGGLAS; from the exons ATGACTGGCACAGACAACCCCAACCCCGGCAACTTTGCCAACCG ACCTAAAGAGGAAGTCCAAGAGATTGCTTCCAAGGGCGGAAAATCCAGCCACTCTGGCGGCTTTGCCAGCATGGACGCCGACAAGCAG CGAGAGATCGCTTCTGAAGGCGGCAAGGCCTCATCTGGCTCTTTCGAGGCTGGCAgcgagaaggccaaggaggctgGTCGAAAGGGTGGACTGGCTTCGTAA
- a CDS encoding probable pyrimidine 5`-nucleotidase, whose amino-acid sequence MDQTSEKIVLFFDIDNCLYSRNDKVLEHMSRNIDDYFKKHLGLSPDDAERLHKDYSQQYGQAIEGLVRHHQIDALEYNAKVDDAVPLDELIKPNAQLRQFLEDIDTSKVRLWLLTNAYVNHGKRVVRLLGVDDLFEGLTYCDYSQVPFVCKPHKEMFDKAMGEAGISDVSRCYFIDDSHKNCVGAKDAGWTAIHFVEEGLPVPDAPASQHQVRHLEELRSLYPEFFRVRN is encoded by the exons ATGGATCAAACTTCAGAAAAAATCGTCTTATTCTT TGACATCGACAACTGTCTATACTCACGTA ATGATAAAGTCCTAGAGCACATGTCCCGCAACATCGACGACTACTTCAAGAAACATCTCGGCCTCTCCCCAGACGATGCAGAGCGCCTTCACAAAGATTACTCTCAGCAATACGGCCAGGCAATTGAAGGCCTGGTACGCCACCACCAAATTGACGCGTTAGAATACAACGCCAAGGTCGATGACGCGGTTCCGTTGGACGAACTCATCAAGCCCAATGCCCAACTACGACAATTCCTCGAGGATATTGATACTTCGAAAGTCAGGCTTTGGTTGCTAACTAATGCCTATGTGAACCACGGGAAGAGGGTCGTGAGGCTTTTGGGGGTGGATGATCTTTTTGAGGGGTTGACGTATTGTGATTATTCTCAGGTCCCATTTGTGTGCAAGCCGCATAAGGAAATGTTTGACAAAGCTATGGGAGAAGCTGGAATCTCTGATGTGTCGAGGTGTTATTTTATCG ATGACTCTCATAAGAATTGTGTGGGAGCGAAGGACGCTGGCTGGACCGCTATTCACTTTGTGGAAGAGGGACTTCCTGTACCTGACGCACCGGCGTCTCAGCATCAAGTTCgccatcttgaagagctgagATCGCTGTACCCCGAGTTCTTTAGAGTTAGAAATTGA
- a CDS encoding related to microsomal dipeptidase precursor, with the protein MTSTHPYQLLPIDERVKRVLATTPLIDGHNDLPQQPRACFHGKIHNNEKFDLEKGFKRGMTDIPRLKQGAVGGQFWSVCVPCLRSAENFTTPEYSDMARDAIEQIDLTLRLVESYPETFQLVSGPSEVKNVYASGKIACSIGIEGLHMAGNSIGIIRAFYRLGVRYCTLTHVCNNAFADSSTSKVGPVHGGLSDLGRAAVKEMNRLGARLSPLLVAQLIVLGMIVDLSHVSEDCASQVLDLTRAPVMFSHSNVKGVFDCPRNVPNHILDKVPANGGIVMVTFVPEHVTTRRRDAKMEMVIDHLFYIANRIGWDHVGLGSDFDGIASVIPGLEDVKCYPHLLQAILDHGATEEQLSKVIGENILRVWGEVEKVRDQMKIEGVLPVEDVFKDRKWWRYDGYYQMEDPDPEDKLGLDWYGVPPPDEGLYLKE; encoded by the exons ATGACATCCACACATCCATACCAGCTGCTACCTATCGATGAGAGAGTCAAACGAGTTTTGGCTACAACACCTCTTATTGACGGCCACAATGATCTGCCCCAACAGCCCAGAGCTTGCTTTCATGGTAAAATTCACAATAATGAGAAATTCGACCTAGAAAAGGGTTTCAAGCGTGGAATGACTGATATTCCTCGTCTTAAACAAG GCGCTGTGGGCGGCCAGTTCTGGTCTGTTTGTGTTCCATGTCTCAGATCAGCTGAGAACTTCACCACTCCAGAGTATTCAGACATGGCTCGAGATGCGATTGAACAGATCGATCTGACTCTGCGACTGGTCGAGTCTTATCCGGAGACATTCCAACTGGTCAGTGGCCCTTCGGAAGTCAAAAATGTTTACGCCAGTGGTAAGATTGCTTGCTCTATTGGCATCGAGGGGCTACACATGGCAGGTAATAGCATCGGTATCATCAGAGCTTTCTACAGGCTCGGGGTGAGATAT TGCACTCTCACTCATGTGTGCAACAATGCCTTCGCGGATAGCTCTACTTCAAAGGTCGGGCCGGTTCATGGTGGCCTATCTGACCTAGGAAGGGCTGCTGTCAAAGAGATGAACAGGCTTGGTGCGCGACTTTCTCCCCTTCTTGTGGCCCAGCTAATAGTTTTAGGCATGATTGTTGATCTCTCTCACGTCTCCGAGGACTGTGCCAGCCAAGTTCTCGACCTCACACGAGCCCCCGTCATGTTCTCTCACTCCAATGTAAAAGGAGTATTTGACTGCCCCCGTAACGTTCCTAATCATATCCTCGATAAAGTACCTGCCAATGGCGGTATCGTAATGGTTACCTTCGTCCCAGAGCATGTCACAACGCGCCGACGAGATGCGAAGATGGAAATGGTCATCGATCATCTATTTTACATTGCCAATCGCATTGGCTGGGATCACGTTGGCCTTGGATCCGATTTCGACGGGATTGCTAGTGTTATCCCAGGTCTTGAAGACGTCAAATgctatcctcatcttctgcagGCTATTCTTGATCATGGAGCGACGGAAGAGCAGTTGTCAAAGGTTATTGGCGAGAACATTCTCCGAGTTTGGGGAGAAGTTGAGAAAGTAAGAGATCAGATGAAGATCGAGGGAGTGCTTCCGGTGGAGGATGTGTTTAAAGATCGAAAGTGGTGGAGATATGATGGGTATTATCAGATGGAAGATCCTGATCCTGAGGATAAGCTTGGACTTGACTGGTATGGAGTACCTCCACCAGATGAGGGTCTATACCTCAAGGAATAG
- a CDS encoding related to DAL5-Allantoate and ureidosuccinate permease: MAEKITGDLKHTQSIKEGTINDASTAEALTLCRDADDIETSPELDKALRWKLDLRLMPLLCFTYALQSIDKNTISYAAVFGLREDLNLKGDEFSWTGGIFYLGYLIWEFPTSMFLQRFPINYFMSGTVIAWGAVLMAHGAVTSFTTLVVVRVLLGALEAAINPGTMLLFSMYYMRKEQPLRMGIWIGSAGMGYIIAGIASFGIGHVKSALPSWRVLFIIWGSITVAWGVILLFLLPDAPMRAKFLTADEKARVISRVKGNGTGIENKHFKMAQFWEAMVDMKTWLLFLFALTSNSPNGGLSAFQGLIIKGAGFSTLDTTLYQMPSGAVQLVACVLACWGASVIKNSRIPIMLLALVPFLAGVLGLHFLPHSDAYARLACLWMSFSYTATWTLSMSVSMANTAGHTKKITTNALLLIGYCLGNFVGPFFFKSNQAPQYELGVGMMFTCIAIQVASLVALWVLLWMRNSSRRDLRTPENQQRAWEAGLLDETDFKNKYFQYVY; encoded by the exons ATGGCAGAGAAAATAACAGGCGACTTGAAACATACCCAGTCTATCAAAGAGGGAACCATAAACGATGCTTCTACAGCCGAAGCCTTGACTCTGTGCCGCGATGCAGATGATATCGAGACAAGTCCTGAGCTCGATAAGGCTCTGCGATGGAAGCTGGACCTGAGACTTATGCCCCTTCTCTGCTTCACCTATGCACTGCAGTCAATTGATAAGAATACTATCAGCTATGCTGCCGTGTTCGGGCTAAGAGAagatctcaacctcaagggAGATGAGTTCTCCTGGACCGGCGGCATATTCTACCTCGGTTATCTCATTTGGGAGTTTCCGACCAGTATGTTTCTTCAACGATTTCCGATCAATTACTTTATGTCAGGAACT GTCATCGCTTGGGGCGCCGTACTCATGGCCCACGGAGCCGTCACCTCCTTCACAACCCTCGTCGTCGTGCGCGTCCTTCTCGGCGCCCTCGAAGCAGCCATAAACCCTGGCACCATGCTCCTCTTCAGCATGTACTACATGCGAAAAGAACAGCCTCTCCGTATGGGTATATGGATTGGCTCTGCAGGCATGGGCTACATCATCGCTGGTATAGCTAGTTTTGGCATAGGTCACGTCAAGTCTGCTCTACCGTCCTGGCGAGTACTCTTTATCATCTGGGGATCCATCACAGTTGCCTGGGGCGTTATTCTCCTGTTCCTGCTTCCTGATGCCCCTATGAGAGCAAAGTTTCTGACAGCTGATGAGAAGGCCAGAGTTATTTCGAGGGTGAAGGGAAATGGCACGGGTATTGAGAATAAGCACTTTAAGATGGCACAGTTTTGGGAGGCGATGGTTGATATGAAGACCTGGTTGCTATTCTTATTTGCCCTGACGAGTAACTCGCCCAATGGAGGCCTATCCGCG TTCCAAggtctcatcatcaaaggtGCTGGCTTCAGTACCCTCGACACAACATTATATCAGATGCCATCGGGTGCAGTCCAACTAGTCGCATGTGTGCTAGCCTG CTGGGGGGCTTCCGTCATCAAGAATTCCAGAATTCCGATCATGCTTCTCGCTCTCGTCCCTTTCCTCGCCGGTGTTCTGGGTCTTCATTTCCTCCCTCACAGTGACGCATACGCCCGCTTAGCATGCCTATGGATGTCTTTCTCATACACAGCAACCTGGACTCTTAGCATGTCAGTCTCCATGGCCAACACAGCGGGTCACACTAAAAAGATCACAACAAACGCTTTGTTGCTGATTGGTTATTGTCTGGGAAACTTTGTCGgaccattcttcttcaagtctaATCAGGCGCCCCAGTATGAGCTTGGAGTGGGCATGATGTTCACATGTATTGCCATTCAAGTTGCAAGTCTTGTTGCGCTCTGGGTGTTGTTGTGGATGAGGAATAGTTCAAGGCGAGACCTTCGTACTCCTGAGAATCAGCAGAGAGCTTGGGAGGCGGGACTTCTTGATGAAACAGACTTCAAGAATAAGTACTTCCAGTACGTGTATTAG
- a CDS encoding related to C-3 sterol dehydrogenase (C-4 decarboxylase), whose product MDSPNRVLVTGGSGFLGGHVVRQLLNDAETTVAIVSRHPKMPADVADESRVSLHAADLTIPSQIDQVFETFKPHAVIHTASPSYVDTPANLIKANIDGTKALLKAASASADTRAFVFTSSDSAVVPTQDPLSEEDSVLYDETNAPNAYAMSKAAAERLVIASNSEELRTAALRIPATYGEYDMNFVRQLVQSIRRKEHKMQVGNDTKAFEFLYVKKAAEAHILAMRALLDSEKREMAGGQAFFISDGRPQKFFDFSRKLYAAAGHPVALEEVTKIPFFVMQAMASTAEWAYWIMTLGYIKPGMRRTAIDHLDSGCCWSLEKANRILGYEPIADQDQVIRKTMEWAMKAL is encoded by the coding sequence ATGGATTCGCCAAACAGAGTACTCGTCACGGGTGGAAGCGGTTTCTTGGGAGGACACGTGGTCCGACAACTGCTCAACGATGCAGAAACTACTGTGGCTATCGTCAGCCGCCATCCCAAGATGCCAGCTGATGTTGCTGACGAGTCTCGCGTCTCGCTTCATGCAGCCGACCTGACCATACCGAGCCAGATTGACCAAGTCTTTGAGACGTTCAAACCGCATGCTGTTATTCATACGGCCTCGCCGTCTTATGTGGATACGCCTGCAAACCTGATAAAGGCAAACATCGATGGGACAAAAGCTTTACTGAAAGCTGCTTCAGCTAGTGCTGACACACGCGCTTTTGTTTTTACGTCCTCTGATTCAGCTGTTGTACCTACGCAAGACCCTTTATCCGAAGAAGATTCTGTTCTATACGACGAGACGAACGCTCCTAACGCTTATGCTATGTCAAAGGCTGCCGCTGAAAGACTCGTCATTGCATCAAATTCAGAAGAGCTTCGGACTGCAGCACTACGAATACCAGCCACATATGGCGAATACGACATGAACTTCGTGCGTCAACTTGTGCAAAGCATTCGAAGAAAGGAGCACAAAATGCAAGTCGGCAATGATACCAAGGCCTTCGAGTTTTTGTATGTCAAGAAAGCAGCCGAGGCACATATCCTCGCCATGAGAGCACTTCTGGACTCCGAGAAACGTGAAATGGCCGGGGGCCAGGcattcttcatctcagaTGGAAGACCACAGAAGTTCTTTGACTTCTCTCGGAAGCTTTATGCCGCGGCTGGTCATCCGGTTGCATTGGAGGAGGTTACGAAAATTCCGTTTTTTGTGATGCAGGCGATGGCATCGACGGCTGAATGGGCTTACTGGATTATGACATTGGGATACATTAAACCAGGTATGCGAAGGACTGCTATTGATCATTTAGATTCAGGATGCTGTTGGTCATTGGAGAAGGCGAATAGAATACTGGGTTATGAACCGATTGCGGATCAGGATCAAGTCATTAGGAAAACAATGGAATGGGCGATGAAAGCTTTGTGA
- a CDS encoding related to sodium-dependent serotonin transporter: protein MAVAEKGQKPGMAKRIFLMLAPDSAKDDDGRDNFNSRSQFVLCAMGGAVGLGNLLRFPSVVFNNYGLQFFIPYAVALFLIGIPILILEITLGQAYRGGCVIAWNNVNHRAKGIGLSMVFNGFSVVGYYVPILAWAMTYFRMSFQSPLPWAGEDTTDFFNDRVVRNIPATGGADDGGGLKHYPGRGIVGETFGWCIMIWFVVWMCTFKGVGLTGRVIYITMALPLIMIGILAIRSLSLPNASDGFRLYVGTWRSESLEGPRVWQDAFGQMFFSIGVGFGYFTSYASYNNKFANAVQDAFIIALSNSAIEIISALAVMGVVGFLAINPGEVDPLSTFSSGFFYYPQALAEMPGSNFFSALFFITLVLLGLTCVFALAEVLVTLLCDTNMGQRIPRWIISTSVIILGALTSLIYSSEFGFSVLDAVDAFVNDVALFITVWSETYMACTLYRWKDPVDQIGFVSYFVYNGGYVLSLFLGLLIGHLVSAPAGAGVGFGVFIGCALFTAFFGKTPSIPAPRFWGNNAILSRFWYAAFYSGNQLRRDLNNAILGGKSNWKIHWVWPICLKYVTGPAVALVFSFAYPKFLNNYSDDPPFIYSFVLMHMVVIFIIGAFLAPRFLNVLIPSHRLDRGDGKYDVAPQMTIDNRPIVDNGGLEGGHADTNTTHHSASADGNSMEADKGVFQPKAETARFETPVEPRQ, encoded by the exons atggctgtcgCCGAAAAGGGCCAGAAGCCAGGCATGGCCAAGAGAATCTTTCTCATGCTTGCACCCGACTCAGCAAAGGACGACGACGGTCGCGATAACTTCAACTCGCGCTCGCAATTCGTCCTCTGCGCCATGGGCGGTGCCGTCGGTCTGGGAAACCTGCTGCGCTTCCCCTCTGTCGTTTTCAACAACTACGGTCTGCAGTTCTTCATCCCCTACGCCGTCGcactcttcctcatcggtattcccatcctcatcctcgagatCACCCTCGGTCAGGCCTATCGCGGCGGCTGTGTTATTGCCTGGAACAATGTGAACCATCGTGCCAAGGGTATCGGACTGAGCATGGTGTTCAATGGCTTTAGTGTCGTTGGATACTATGTCCCGATTCTGGCGTGGGCTATGACTTATTTCAGGATGTCGTTTCAGAGTCCGCTGCCTTGGGCTGGAGAGGACACTACAGACTTCTTCAACGATAGAGTTGTCCGCAATATCCCTGCTACGGGTGGTGCTGATGACGGCGGTGGTTTGAAGCACTATCCCGGCCGTGGCATCGTCGGTGAGACGTTCGGTTGGTGCATCATGATCTGGTTCGTCGTGTGGATGTGTACCTTTAAGGGTGTCGGTCTCACCGGCCGTGTCATCTACATCACCATGGCCCTTCCCCTCATCATGATTGGCATTCTCGCCATCCGATCCCTCTCCCTTCCCAACGCCTCCGATGGCTTCAGACTCTATGTTGGCACATGGCGAAGCGAGTCTCTTGAGGGTCCTCGTGTATGGCAGGATGCCTTTGGACAGATGTTCTTCTCCATTGGTGTCGGTTTCGGCTACTTCACCTCATACGCCTCTTACAACAACAAGTTCGCCAACGCTGTTCAAGATGCTTTTATCATTGCTCTCAGCAACTCTGCCATCGAGATCATATCAGCCTTGGCTGTCATGGGCGTTGTCGGCTTCCTCGCCATCAACCCCGGTGAAGTTGACCCCCTTTCCACCTTCAGTTCTGGCTTCTTCTACTACCCTCAAGCCTTGGCCGAGATGCCTGgatccaacttcttctcggcccTCTTTTTCATTACGCTggtccttcttgggcttaCTTGTGTATTTGCCCTTGCCGAAGTTCTCGTCACTCTCCTCTGTGATACCAACATGGGCCAGCGCATTCCTCGTTGGATCATCTCTACCTCAGTGATCATCCTTGGTGCCCTTACCTCACTCATCTACAGCAGTGAGTTCGGCTTCAGTGTCctcgatgctgttgatgcatTCGTCAATGATGTCGCGCTCTTCATCACTGTCTGGTCAGAGACTTATATGGCCTGCACGCTCTATCGATGGAAGGATCCCGTCGATCAGATCGGCTTCGTTAGCTATTTCGTTTACAATGGTGGCTATGTTTTGTCTCTGTTCCTTGGTCTCCTAATTGGTCACCTCGTGAGCGCCcctgctggagctggagttgGCTTTGGAGTCTTCATCGGTTGCGCTCTCTTCACTGCCTTTTTTGGCAAGACCCCGTCCATCCCTGCTCCCCGGTTCTGGGGAAATAATGCTATTCTCAGCCGTTTCTGGTACGCGGCCTTCTACTCA GGCAATCAACTCCGTCGCGATCTCAACAACGCCATCCTTGGGGGCAAGTCGAACTGGAAGATTCACTGGGTATGGCCGATTTGCCTCAAATACGTGACAGGTCCGGCCGTGGCTCTTGTGTTCTCCTTTGCCTAtcccaagttcctcaacaacTACTCCGATGACCCTCCTTTCATCTACAGCTTTGTTCTCATGCACATGGTTGTCattttcatcatcggcgCATTCCTTGCTCCTCGCTTCCTCAACGTTCTCATCCCATCTCATCGTCTTGATCGTGGTGATGGAAAGTATGATGTCGCTCCTCAGATGACAATTGACAACCGCCCCATCGTTGACAACGGTGGCCTCGAGGGTGGTCACGCTGATACCAATACTACTCACCATAGCGCTAGCGCTGATGGAAATAGCATGGAGGCTGATAAGGGTGTTTTCCAACCGAAGGCTGAGACCGCAAGGTTTGAGACCCCAGTTGAGCCACGACAGTAG